The segment GACCAAAACCTTGGTTTTGAGCTACGAATCCTCTTGGATCCACATGATTGTTGCCTTGGATTCCCCCAAGATCACCATCCAGACTTCACCAACATCCTATGAGTTGTTCAAGCTGTCTCGTCACAAGTACGCTGTCTAGTTGTCGGTGCTCCTGTTTCATCCCCTGGATTTCCTCAGTATACCAGGAGGATGATTTTGCACAGGAGCACAGAGAACATCGAGGCGCAATCTCTTTTATGGCTTCAGTGAGATGGGAATTCCAGTCCCCTACCAGCTCATTTAAGGAGGGCTGTAGATCCTGCAGAGTGTTCTGGAACCCAATAGGGTCCATAAGTCTCCACAGGCAAGCTCATTTAAGGAGGGCTGTGGATCCTGCAGAGTGTTCTGGAACCCAATAGGGTCCATAAGTTTCCACAGGCAAGCAAAAACCAGCTCGTCACCCAGACAGGGAAGAGCAGAAATGTCCAGCCAGGCCTTCAAAACCAAATAGTCTGACCAAGGCACATCTTCCTTTGAGGCTAAGTCCACATTCAACCCCGTACTAAAGATCAAATCCAATGTGTGGCATGCCTGATGTGTGTGGTCCGAGATGATTTTtttgagtcccagtgctgccatggaagacataATTTCCATAGCCTGAACAGAAGTGGCAGGCTTgtctgcatggacattgaagtctcccaAGATCAATAGCCATGGGAACTCCACAGCCCACCTGGCCACCATCTCCAGCAGGCTCAGAAGGCCATCCGCTGGTGAGCTAGGCAATTGGTACACCACACAGATGGCCAGAATCACCTCTGACTCCTacaccaggccagcacattcaattcCAGTGATTTTTGGGATGGGGAGTGGTTGGAAGGAAAAAACGTCATGGATGAGCAAAGCCACCTGCCCTCTTTGTTCGAGACTGATGCAAGACCGAAAAACCTGGTGGAGCAAGCTCTTTCAGGGTGACTGTTCCCCCTTCCTGAACCCAgatctcagtcacacaagccaggtctacTTACTGAGCTACAAGGTAGTCTTATAGAGTCTTGGAATTCTTTTTggtagacctggcattgcatagcatCAGTGTTAAAGGGGAGTATATAACCTGTGCCCTCCCACCAAAGTTTCAAGGGATGTGACAAAGGTTGGAAGGGGACCGAGCATGTCCATatctctgtttccttccatgccaAGACCTTCTCCCACCACTATACCTCCTTCTGCCCTGGATAACTGGAAtccccagtccagagctggcactTTACATGATGTTCTCAATATGCATGCTGTTCTCCatatagtatcatagagttggaggggacctcctgggtcagctaatccaaccccctgcacaatgcaggaaattcacaaatatctccccctaaattcacagaatcttcatcgctatcggctatctagcctctgtttaaaaacctccaaggaaggagacgtcaccacctcccgaggaagcctgttccactgaggaagcgctctaacagtcaggaagctcttcctaatgttgagcttgaaacttttctgatttaatttcaacccattggttctagtcctaccttctggggccacagaaaacctcctctatatgacagcccatcatgtacttgaagatgatcatatcacctttccaggctaaacatgcccagttatcagtcaggcctagctgtgtgttaacccttaaggatGTTACTGAAGCATGCTTGTGGCCTTTCTAACTAAAATTGTGTCCCACACTTCAGGGGCCAGGATCAAGATAACAGAAATCCATGATATCATTTATCTGTTAGCACATATCTAAGCCACCTTTCTATCTAAGAAACATGCATGGTAGTTTTATCTTACATCAGTTTAAAATATAGATTTCAACTATAAGCACTTTTCTTctagtcaagtcagcctttattggcataaaaataacagtacAGAAATGTACATGAAAGTTGTGTTTCTTTATTCTAGAATTATTTAGTTTTACTTTCAGATCAGATCACTCTTTCTGAAAGTGTACCTCTGGTAAACCAAGTGCTGCAGCTGCCTGTAAGCTTTTAAGTTAAAAAACTATAAGCAAGAAGTCTTCCTTCTCCAAAtgtgtatatatttaaaaaccagttgaAAGATTGTGTTCCATTCTTCAATACTACGTTATACTTGGCTATAGGCAAGAAATAGAACTTCTAACAAAGCTGTGCTTCTGAAAAGATAAAACTGAAGGTAGAAGCAGAGTTGGTTCTCGGTTTAGCTCCCATCCCAAAGTTGCTTAAAAGTATACCTCTTATATCCAATAACTTACTTTTGTAGGAAAAATTAAAATGCAACTCTTGGAAGGAGAAGGGATAGCTTCACCGAGTTCCTCCTCTAGTTCAAGGAAGAGGAGTAGAAATATGTGCTACTTCCCCACCTTGTTGTTGCAGTCATGGATGATTATCTGCCTCTGCAGACTTCTTGCTCCTATCTCTATCCTTTGGCAAAAGAGCCGCCTtctagaataaaaaaaaaaagcacatctTTCTCTTCGCTGATAAGGACTAAGTGGCTAATAAGTAGGGCAGGAAGAGTTTATGAAGATTGAGCCATAACTCctgttttgttattttttcccccttgtagTCTGCAATCTTCAATTTTCAGAGTCTACTCACAGTAATCTTGCTCCTTATATGTACCTGTGCATACATAAGATCCTTGGCTCCCAAATTACTGGATAACAATCAAACTGGGTATGTGAACACTTAGTAAATTTTTCAGAATATATGTAAGTAGCTtatttacatctggattttttttccttttctgatGGGATCATTAATACAAGATCTTAACAAGATCTTTTAAATAATTGAAAACCTACATTTCAATCATTTATCAGTCCAGCAACATTTCTTCATCTTTATAAAAAGGAGACTGATAGCCTGTGCTCACAAGCAGCCATTTTGCATCACAGAACAGAAGttaattgtttttgttgttgtgcaaGATTAAAAAAAGCAGTACTTGAGAAGATTCAAACACCAATAAGCAAAACAGAACAATACCTACCCTTTAGGCACTAGAACACTGAATTGTTTGCTGTGGTGATTTGAGTTTGTAAAATCTATATATATTATTGTAAACTGTACAGGCTTTTCAGATTATTAAAACTGTGCCTTTAAGGTACATAGTTTTCCCCCTATTAAATGACTCTTAATTGAATTATACCTATTTTAGGGTCATAAGCTAGTGTTCCTAGATATCTCATTTTGCATAAGTGTGATCTTTTTATGTAATTAATTAATTTGgcttttatcctgcctttcccatgaatgggctcagggcaggttacaacagtagttataaaatataaaatacaactTATAAAACTTAAAAACTATGACAGCAGATAGCTGTAAAAATGGGGTATTGCTGTTATGCTATCTTATATGAAGTTTTGTTATCTTATATGGAGTATGTAGTTAAGGATAGTGCTATTGTGCTGTATCTAATGTTGGCATTTTCTGGCTGTTTGGCGTGTAAGCATCTTAAGCTGAATGgatttttgccatttcacaagtgGAATCCTCCATATCCATTCTGTACATTTCTCTAAAACAAGGGTCTTCTGCTGGTACAAGAAAGTCCTTCTCTGATGGAAGAGCCTCTTGAATCAGCAAGAGGCACAGGACCCAGTCTTTGCCATGCCGATTACATACAAGTAACACACAAATATTTCTTGCTAAGACAGTTCTCTTCATCTGTATCATTCTGTGTAGGAACGTGCTGTTCATTGAAACAGGGATCTGTGTGCTGATTGACAGCATGGGATCAGGGGGAACAATCATCTGTGAGATTGAAGACAAATTTCAAAAAGCATGTAAATGGATACATAGCCAGAGGCCTTTGGGGGTTTGTTCTCCTCAAAGAATAGGTTCTCTCCTCCCCCTGTTATACAAGAAACTGTTTTTATGACTTAGGATATTCAGAGAAACTTGTAGGATAAAGAGGAAGGGGTCTTTTCAAAGAAAAAGTTTCATTGGGCATGCCTAAAGTAGCTCTTTGGATTTTAGTTACAACCAGTAAATCTTTATTTGAATTGTATCTCCAATAATATGATTGTTGTGTTTTTTTCTGATTTCTTTTAATAACTTTTCAGATTACTGGGTATATTCTGGAAGTGTGCCAGAATTGGTAAGTATATGTTAAGTCTGTATTGTGTTGTCCCGTTTTCAAAAATATAGTTTTATAGTTAAGTGCATTTACTGAAAATATGATATCAACAGtattattcaaaacatttaaagcattgcCCTCTTCTCTGAAGCTGTGATGTTTACCAAAGCCAAATTGGCTTTTTAGTGAAATTTTATTAATGTTACCTgtgcttttttttaaatgtggggggagggaggggatgggTGCTGGGACTCATATATAAAATTGTGCTGTTTTCCACAAGTTCCTCCATCAGGACTTGGGAGGACCCCTAAATGGTGCTAGTAGTCAGTACTGGAGAGTACCACCACACACAAAAAGGTATAATGTTCATTTGTATTCCAGCTTCATACATTGCACATATAAAATGATACATTTGCTTATTCAAGAAAGGGGGCAATTGCCTCTTTCCCCACTGTAGCCACCCCTCCCCATCACATCCTACACTGTTTCCAAAAGCCCCCAGTTTTCAGGAGCAGTGTTGGTGAAGGCACAGGGCATACAGGGCTGGTATATGAAA is part of the Heteronotia binoei isolate CCM8104 ecotype False Entrance Well unplaced genomic scaffold, APGP_CSIRO_Hbin_v1 ptg002242l, whole genome shotgun sequence genome and harbors:
- the LOC132565952 gene encoding protein kish-A; translation: MSAIFNFQSLLTVILLLICTCAYIRSLAPKLLDNNQTGLLGIFWKCARIGERKSPYVAVCCIAMAFSILFVQ